The DNA sequence AACACAGGGTTTAGAACACAGGTTTAGAATACAGGGTTTAGGACACAGGGTTTAGGACACAgtttgtcacgaacgtcgtcagggaaatgaccggacaaAGGTGCAGCGTTGGTGAGCGTACATATCCTTTATTAAGAATTTATTAAGAGAcaaaaaaacgaacgtgaagcttactagggctatacaggcacTAACTAAAAGACAACtaccacaactaaggtggaaaacagCTGCCTAGTATGATTCCcaacagagacaacgatagaagctgtccctgattgagaaccattaccCGGCCAAAAATCAGAAacgaaaacatagaaataaagaaactagaatgcccccctagtcacaccctggctaaccaaatagagaattaaaagccTCTCTAATGGCTGGGCGTGACAACATACTATTAAACAACCACTACAGTCGGGTTTAGGACACAGAGTTTAGGACACAGAGTTTAGGACACAGGTCTAGGACACGAACACATTACAACATCCAGTTACACAGGGGTTGAACACACAGGGTTTAGGGACACAGAGTTTAGGACACAGAGTTTAGGACACAGGGTTTAGCGACACAGGGTTTAGGACACAGAGTTTAGGACACAGAGTTTAGGACACAGGGTTTaggacatgattccatatgtgttatttcatagttttgatgtctccactattattctacaatgtagaaaatagtaaaaatacagaaaaaccctttaatgagtaggtgtgtccaaacttgtgactggtactgtatataaagtgtaatattgggattcaaactcaaaattgaatacatttcaactctgtatctgacatggtacaggtgtcttgtttttttaagcccataaacatgtgtgtgtgtttcaaagtagatttgtttaagaaatgctatgtgtgaccctgatttagcccactgcagtaaaaggttggGGAGCCATTAGGTCTcaacttggtgctccggtatcgcttgccatgcagtagcagaaagaacagtctatgacttgagtttttgacaatttttaggtccctcctttgacaccgcctggcatagagatcctggatggcatgaagctcggccccagtgacgtacgcactaccctttgtagcacCTTGCGATCAGAatgccgagcatttgccataccagtcaagatgctctcgatggtgcagctgtagaactttctgaggatttgaggtcccatgccaaatcttgttgtgccctcttcatgactgtcttggtgtgtttggaccatgataggtccttagttatgtggacaccaatgCATTTGATGCGCTCGACTCGCTCCAGCCCCTTCGATGTGAATGAGGGCGtactcagccctccttttcctgtagtccacgatcaactccctTTTTTGTCTCCCAatgtttgttggaaagcagactgaggcaggttttcttctaggattttgcctctgcttagctctattctgttactttttatcctaaaaaactccatagaccttgccaatgacaagtatacccataacatgatgcagccaccaccatgcttgaaaatataaatgtgttggatttgccccaaacataagactttgtattcaggacatacagttcatttctttgtcacattttactttagtgccttattgcaaacaggatgcatgttttggaatatttttattctgtacaggcttcaggttagtattgtggagcaactacaatgttgttgatccatcctcagttttctcacagccattcaactgtaACTGTTtgattttctccccaatttggtggtttccaattggtagttacagtcttgtctcatcgctgcaactcccgtacggactccgaaacacaacccagccgagccgcactgcttcttgacacaatgcccacttaacccggaagccagctgcaccaatgtgtcggaggaaacactgtgcacctggcgagatcctgggttcgagtccaggctttgtcgcagacggccgtgaccgggagacccatggggcggtgcacaattggcccagcgtcgtccggattaggggagggtttggccggcagggatgtccttgtcccatcgcacactagcgactcctgtggcgggccgggcgcagtgcacaaaggggtttaatacttGAStcaagacatttcagcttttcatttgtaattcatttgtaaagtTCATTCCActtttattgtgtgtagaccaataacacaacatctcaatttaatccatttaacaCGCAGGCTGTAACAGCAACATAATGTGAAACAAAGTAAAGCGGTGTGAACCCtgttctgaagacactgtaacaTGCCATAAAGGCAACAATAACAAAATACTGCGTTTGAAGTATTAGCACAAGGGGGGGTAGTAAACTCTAATCTACCGTCTGATCCAATGTCCAAAGTACATCTGAATCCAGTGGAGCAGCTATCTGTGGCTGAGAGAGGTGACAATAGAAACCTCAAGTCCAGAGCCATGGAAGAAGAAAAGGATTTGGGGAAAKctttggaagagaggagaggggtgagccAATGACGTTACATTGTGATGAACATCCCAAAATGATGTTATGTTGTATACTTTGAtgttggattttttttattataaaaaaaataaatgttttattatgctTAGCATGTTACTAAATAGGAAACATAATTACTGCATGAAAAGTGTTAGCAATAAGGTAGGAAATGTGTGTTTATTTGCAGATTGTGATAATTCCTACAGTATCACGTTTTAAGGTATGgcccaggtgcagacagtgttgaagaaactAAAGCTTATTATTTTAACAGGGATAGGCAAAtaacaggtcaaaggcaggcaggggtcaataattcAGAGAGGGTGTAAGTCACCGGAACAGCaggtaggctcagggtcaggtcaggcagaggtcagtaatacaGAGTAGTGGGGcgaaggtacagaacagcaggcaggctcagggtcagggcaggcaggggtcaataattcAGAGAGGGTGTAAGTCACcggaacagcaggcaggctcagggtcagggcaggcaggggtcaataatccagaatagaggcaaaggtacagaacggcaggcaggctcaggtcaggaaaggtcaaaaccaggaaactagaaaacagggactttACTGTAGCAAAGACAGCAgcaaggaaaaccgctggtaggtttgaacgaacaaaacgaactagcacagacagacagaaaacacaggtataagtacccaggggataaatgggggaagatgggcgacacctggaggggggtggagacaagcacaaggacaggtgaaacagatcagggcgtgacactacagTACGTTCTCCTTTTTCACGTGACAGAAGCTGACCGTTGTCCTGACGTTGGCTACCCTCGTATCTGCCTTTGGATCATCCTTCCAGTATGGATACAATGTGGCTGTGATCAACTCTCCATCTGTGGTAATTTATACCACACTGAATTTatctgaagtttaaaaaaaataattaagtaATACATTCATTTCAATATAATCTATTTCCCTGATTAAACTGCACTGAAACTTCACATTTCTACCTATTGTATTTCAgctaaatttaatttaattgttgtGTTCACACGTAAtctatttttttgtaaaaaaaatagctATTTTGACCTTACTGGGACTTCCTGTGTAAATACAagttaaatacaataaaaatctGTCTTTGTCCAGTTCATACGGCAGTTCTACAACAGTACCTACGTGGGTCGTTACGGCCGACCCATGGAGGACAGCTTCCTCACCCTCCTGTGGTCCCTGTCCGTTTCCATGTATCCCCTGGGAGGGTTCTTTGGCTCACTGATGGTGGCCCCGCTCGTCAACAAACTAGGAAGGTAATGACTGGTTATTAAAGATGTATTAACTGTCTATACACCCAAATAAGTATCCGTTTTTTAAACTGAAATACAACTGGAATAGGCTTGCAAATGATCTAcatttatatacatacatacatacatacatactatagCTAGCTTTGATCGTCATGAAATACTATTTTTGTTTATCTCTAATGAAAAAAATTATTGTCTGACAGGAAAGGCACCCTCCTCTTCAACAACATCTTCTCCATTGTTCCTGCTGTGATGATGGGAGTGAGCGAGATCGCTAAGTCATATGAGATCATCATCGTGGCTAGGGTTATAGTGGGGATCTGCGCAGgtcagcaaaaaaaaacaacCTCTATCACACTAATTTTGATCACATTTAATGGACAGAAAAGTTTGTATATCTTATCTCCTTTAATATTTTCTTATCTTTACAAACTTTTATTCAAGAACAACATATACTTTGAATTCGTAGCTARATGTATGTGAACTGTGGCAGTTTCTAATTAAACTTCATTAATaacgaaataaataaataaagcaatcTCCCAAggcgagtggcgcagaggtctaaggcactgcatctcagtgctagatgtgtcactccagaccctggtttgatctcgggctgtatcacaactggcagtgattgggagtcccgtagggtggtgcacaattgtctgggttcggggagggtttggccaggggggctttactagtaggccgtcattgtaaaataagaatttgttcttattaattaactgactttcctagttaaataaaggttaaataaaggttaaataaaggttacatttttaaaaaatgaccttATTTATTGATCAATCAGatgctaattgaaatgctaaCATGCATTCTCTGTCGTCACCCTTCCTCTAGGTCTTTCGTCCAACGTGGTGCCTATGTACCTGGGTGAACTCTCTCCTAAGAACCTGAGAGGAGCGATCGGCGTCGTGCCTCAGCTCTTCATCACCATCGGAATCCTCAGTGCACAGGTGTTAGGCATCAGGAGCATTCTGGGAAACAGCACAGGTAGGGCAGCCTCGAGCGGAGGTTCCACAAAATATTCTGGTACACAACGCCACATTGATATCAGGGAATTCTGGGGGATCGCGACTAATTGAAAAAGTCACGTTTTTAATGTCACACCACCCAACCCAACCCGAAGTTTGGGAACCACcggcctcgaggttagagaggtTGACCTGTAGCTGGAGAGTTTGTAACtcaataaggtgtgtgtgtgtcctgtcctctccccaGGCTGGCCTCTCATGCTGGGTCTAACAGGTATCCCTGCCCTGATAGAGCTGTTTCTGCTGCCGTTCTTCCCAGAGAGCCCCAGGTACATGCTGATCCAGAAAGGAGACGACAAGACCGCCCGGAGAGGTAACACACCTGGCATTTCATTTCAAGACCTGTGCCattttcacagacagacagacagacggacggacggacggacggacggacggacggacggacggacggacggacggacagacagacagacagacagacagacagacagacagacagacagacagacagacagacagacagacagacgcgacaggtagcgttgggccagttaccaAAATGTCGCTGATTGGAATCCCCAAGTTGACTAGGTGAAAGATCTGCCAAtttgtccttgagcaaggcacttgaggGGGGATAGATAAATAAtgcttggttggttggttgattgactgactgattgattgatgagGAGGTTGTGCGTTCCTCTCCCTCAGCGCTGCAGCGTCTACGAGGCTGGGAGGATGTGGACGGAGAGATGGATGAGATGAGACTGGAGCACCAGTCAGAACAAGCCGAGGGCCGCCTGTCCGTCCTCAACCTCCTGTCCCTCCGCTCCCTGCGCTGGCAGCTCATCTCCATCGTAGCCATGAACATGGGTCAACAGCTGTCTGGGATCAACGCGGTAAAACATGCGTATGAGACCAGAAGACCTGAGCGAATGGCTTTAGATCAGCYGGCTAACACAGTCAAATYTGTATGAACATGAGCAGCTGTCTGGGGATCAATGAGGTAAGGTGTAACCATAGAGATGTACAGAGAACTCTAGTGGCCgaaagcctgttttagcatgggcagcgccattcaggactttcaccattttgaagtagtcaattggGTGGGACTTCCTTTGGGttaaggatcacataattccatccagggcatcaggagggatcagccaattaattatactTGTGAGAAAACAtttcataactgcaggtggcagtaaatcaccaactttgtctttatacctgttcaaacaccCTCCAGATgacagtatgcaccctttcagtttgtttaccaactcatagaaatagtagaagaagaaaatggactacttcaaaatggagatggcctcaatggcgctacCTGCGCTCTCACAGACGCcctaatgggacagatacaacgATGCAATCTCTATACGTCTCTATGTGTGTAACCAACCGGGATTCAAACCCAGGTTTCCTGAGTACCACAAGACAGTGTTATCCCGCTGAGCTAATGCTAAGGTAAGCT is a window from the Salvelinus sp. IW2-2015 unplaced genomic scaffold, ASM291031v2 Un_scaffold2434, whole genome shotgun sequence genome containing:
- the slc2a5 gene encoding solute carrier family 2, facilitated glucose transporter member 5; this translates as MEEEKDLGKXLEERRGKLTVVLTLATLVSAFGSSFQYGYNVAVINSPSVFIRQFYNSTYVGRYGRPMEDSFLTLLWSLSVSMYPLGGFFGSLMVAPLVNKLGRKGTLLFNNIFSIVPAVMMGVSEIAKSYEIIIVARVIVGICAGLSSNVVPMYLGELSPKNLRGAIGVVPQLFITIGILSAQVLGIRSILGNSTGWPLMLGLTGIPALIELFLLPFFPESPRYMLIQKGDDKTARRALQRLRGWEDVDGEMDEMRLEHQSEQAEGRLSVLNLLSLRSLRWQLISIVAMNMGQQLSGINAIYYYADSIYSSAGVKESHIQYVTVGTGAVNVFMTITAVFIVEAAGRRLLLLIGFGICCVSCALLTVALTFQTGADSNGSGQTDGSDGAGQTEAQMALGRRMASDGAGETDGSGRKGALVDLVRGAELEAPG